A region of Ochotona princeps isolate mOchPri1 chromosome 2, mOchPri1.hap1, whole genome shotgun sequence DNA encodes the following proteins:
- the LOC118758582 gene encoding translation machinery-associated protein 7-like, with protein MSGREGGEKKPLKNPKKQAKEMDEKDKAFKQKPKEDQNKLQELKAKVMGKGPLATGGIKKSGKKLLLAFEVMLPLTLHVSGHPTSWLEHL; from the coding sequence ATGTCCGGCCGGGAAGGTGGTGAAAAGAAGCCCCTGAAGAACCCCAAGAAGCAGGCcaaggagatggatgagaaggATAAGGCTTTCAAGCAGAAACCGAAAGAGGACCAGAATAAACTCCAGGAGTTGAAAGCAAAGGTCATGGGGAAGGGCCCCCTGGCCACAGGTGGAATTAAGAAATCTGGCAAAAAGCTGCTCCTTGCATTTGAAGTGATGCTGCCCTTGACCCTACATGTGTCTGGACATCCGACATCCTGGCTGGAGCATCTTTAG